Proteins encoded by one window of Salarias fasciatus chromosome 1, fSalaFa1.1, whole genome shotgun sequence:
- the myom2b gene encoding myomesin-2, translating into MSVWVKRGSYDHEYHHKESKYVVKEYSSSEAMEDRYEHKTRVHIQEVISAKKLNKYVREEPMIRGPHFLVRLRSHTVFEHTPIQLFCTVEGFPMPTVKWYKDGVILDRSSGKYLVKSKGGSHSLEIPRCTTDDTALYTAVAGNSHGQVSTQASVVVKRYKQEEESCPYGWLPFTAAMLPEILYTKINITFVEAFGPVFASEGGSATLSASMTLSPNLANLQPEAQWYRDETRLFDSKWVKIETGRGVTTLTIPNLYKDDEGLYTLRMVTKGGIAEHSAFVSVADGPPPVPAAPGAPMDIKIHDANRDYVIVSWKPPNTTTEGPILGYFVDKCEVGTENWTQCNDHPIKICKYPVSGLFEGHSYYFRVRAVNSHGISKPSRMSDPIAALDPTEFERLHAKKLGGKLDVVSYYDEVEEEGKPPGVPSGISVNEIDRTYVVLSWKAPPYSSKAPMWYYIEKSLAESGAWQRVNTQVPIRSPRYAVFDLAEGKDYRFRVLSANIYGTSEPSQPSELIQTLQLKGVPSAPGQVIATRETDTSVLIQWAPPKEPNNLIGYYIDQCVKGSKDWTSANHKPRKNTKFVVSGLTTGETYVFRVQAINELGLSDESQESAPLTVKAALTVPSSPYDVALLSCDGHSMVLNWKKPLHSGGSVIKEYYVDKRRSGTEMWREINIPPVSERLYKVEGLTEGAVYQFQVYAANLAGLGLASEPSADYKCEVWNMPEPGPAYDMTFCEVRDSSLLIEWQKPVYTGSGPITGYHVEYAKKGTADWTTANETAVSHRFLKVTGLEEGSSYVFRVRAVNAAGVGMASMASDSVTAKAVEGSQEVSCVVDEKSGDIVLSFESCQMSEGSQFIWKKDYKEITDFSKGLEIKTEGSHSKLIFKNPDKEDFGTFSVSVTNTTGVSSSYTITTEELTKMLALSYDIRHPVIPLKSELAYKIMERGRVRFWLQAEEISPKVTYKFFLNNKELSGADPNKMGHDVATGVIEFIMDRFTEESEGTFTCQITDGGGKAQSSLVLISDAFKAALAEADYQRREYIRVKEGPHFSEFLSLQIGDDCSVTLVCKVANLKKESEFHWYKEDTEIIPDVKPDLGSGVCKLSIKQFSLKTAGIYKATISDDRGKDMSQIDISGKVFEDAIDKLSQLAGASAGELVINCTATGIQLQCHMKYYTSEMNVTWYHGEAKLSHSEKTVIGGTPAMATMEVVEPVEKDKGSYSIVITDSENSNKRTLDLSGDVYEKAYAEFQKLKAEAYAEKNRGKVIGGLPDVVTIMEKKTLSLTCTVCGDPKPQVSWLKSGSEVEPDDQYVVSVDQGKFASLTIKGVSLEDSGRYTMIVQNKYGGESVDIVVSVYRHGEKIPEAKPTPTPKTIIPPKLPIEIPQPKTQPAPSPAPSAPSPAPPRAAPGRGVKSPTPTRRK; encoded by the exons ATGTCAGTGTGGGTCAAACGTGGAAGTTACGACCATGAATACCACCACAAAGAGAGCAAATATGTGGTGAAAGAGTACAGCAG cTCTGAGGCGATGGAGGACAGATATGAGCATAAAACACGAGTTCACATCCAGGAAGTG ATAAGCGCGAAGAAACTGAACAAATATGTGCGTGAGGAGCCCATGATCAGGGGACCACACTTCCTGGTCAGACTCAGATCTCACACAGTGTTTGAACACACTCCCATCCAGCTCTTCTGTACGGTTGAGGGTTTTCCCATGCCTACAGTAAAATG gtacaAAGATGGTGTGATCCTGGACCGGTCCTCTGGAAAGTACTTAGTTAAGTCTAAAGGTGGAAGCCACTCTCTAGAAATCCCAAG ATGCACCACTGACGACACAGCGCTGTACACTGCTGTGGCCGGAAACAGCCATGGACAAGTCTCCACTCAGGCTTCTGTTGTTGTCAAGA GGtacaagcaggaggaggagtcttgCCCATACGGGTGGTTGCCTTTCACTG CTGCCATGCTTCCTGAGATCCTGTACACTAAGATCAACATCACGTTTGTGGAGGCGTTTGGCCCGGTGTTTGCCAGTGAGGGAGGCTCTGCCACTCTGTCTGCTTCCATGACCCTGAGCCCCAACCTGGCCAACCTGCAGCCCGAGGCACAGTGGTATAGAGATG AAACTCGCCTGTTTGACTCTAAATGGGTGAAGATTGAAACCGGCAGGGGCGTCACCACTTTGACTATTCCAAACCTCTACAAAGACGACGAAGGCCTCTACACGCTTCGCATGGTCACCAAAGGAGGCATCGCAGAACACAGCGCATTCGTGTCTGTTGCAG ATGGTCCTCCCCCAGTCCCTGCTGCACCCGGTGCTCCCATGGACATCAAAATCCACGACGCCAATAGAGACTATGTCATTGTGTCCTGGAAGCCTCCTAATACCACCACAGAGGGTCCGATCCTGGGATATTTTGTGGACAA ATGTGAGGTTGGAACTGAGAACTGGACCCAATGCAACGATCACCCCATAAAGATCTGTAAATACCCCGTGTCTGGGCTGTTTGAGGGGCACTCCTACTACTTCAGGGTCAGAGCTGTCAATTCCCATGGCATCAGCAAACCATCCCGCATGTCTGATCCCATCGCTGCCCTGGACCCCACTGAGTTTGAACGGCTCCATG CCAAAAAGCTTGGTGGAAAACTGGATGTTGTGTCTTACTATGACGAAGTTGAAG AGGAAGGAAAACCTCCAGGCGTTCCATCCGGAATCAGTGTCAATGAAATAGACCGGACATACGTAGTTCTGAGCTGGAAAGCTCCACCTTATTCCAGCAAGGCTCCAATGTGGTACTACATAGAAAAG AGCTTGGCAGAAAGCGGCGCATGGCAGCGTGTTAATACTCAGGTCCCTATTCGATCTCCCCGCTATGCCGTATTCGACCTGGCAGAGGGAAAAGACTATAGGTTCAGAGTTTTATCTGCCAACATCTATGGAACCAGTGAGCCATCTCAGCCGAGCGAGCTCATTCAGACTCTGCAGCTCAAAG GTGTACCATCTGCTCCTGGTCAGGTGATTGCAACAAGAGAAACAGACACTTCTGTGCTCATCCAGTGGGCTCCTCCAAAGGAGCCAAACAATCTGATTGGTTACTACATTGATCAGTGTGTGAAAGGATCGAAGGATTGGACCTCAGCCAATCACAAGCCTCGCAAGAACACCAA gtttgTGGTTAGTGGTTTGACCACAGGGGAAACCTATGTTTTCCGTGTCCAGGCTATCAATGAGCTGGGTCTCAGCGATGAATCCCAGGAGTCTGCGCCCCTGACTGTCAAGGCTGCTCTGA CCGTCCCTTCTTCTCCATATGATGTTGCCCTGCTGAGCTGCGACGGCCACTCGATGGTGTTGAACTGGAAGAAGCCTCTTCACTCTGGAGGTTCAGTGATCAAGGAGTATTATGTGGATAAAAGACGCAGTGGCACAGAAATGTGGAGAGAGATCAATATCCCACCAGTCTCAGAAAGACTTTACAAG GTGGAGGGCTTGACAGAGGGAGCGGTCTATCAGTTCCAAGTGTATGCAGCCAACCTGGCTGGCCTCGGACTAGCTTCTGAACCATCTGCCGACTATAAGTGTGAAGTCTGGAACATGCCAGAGCCGG GTCCTGCCTATGACATGACTTTCTGTGAAGTCAGAGACAGTTCACTGTTGATTGAATGGCAGAAGCCCGTCTATACTGGCTCTGGACCAATCACAGGCTATCATGTTGAGTACGCCAAGAAGGGCACTGCCGACTGGACTACAGCCAATGAGACCGCTGTCAGTCATCGCTTCCTAAAG GTGACAGGTCTGGAGGAGGGCAGTAGCTATGTCTTCAGAGTGCGTGCGGTTAATGCTGCAGGAGTGGGAATGGCCTCAATGGCCTCTGACTCCGTGACCGCAAAGGCTGTGGAAG gcTCCCAGGAGGTTTCCTGTGTGGTGGACGAGAAATCAGGTGACATTGTTTTGTCTTTCGAGTCCTGCCAAATGAGTGAGGGCTCCCAGTTCATCTGGAAGAAAGATTACAAAGAAATCACAGATTTCTCCAAAGGACTGGAGATTAAGACCGAGGGCAGCCA CTCCAAACTGATCTTTAAGAACCCGGATAAAGAGGACTTTGGAACGTTCTCTGTTTCCGTCACCAATACGACTGGAGTGTCGTCCAGCTACACAATCACTACTGAGG AACTGACAAAGATGCTGGCGCTCAGCTACGATATCAGGCACCCAG TCATCCCTCTGAAATCTGAGCTGGCCTATAAGATTATGGAGCGAGGCAGAGTGAGGTTctggctgcaggctgaagaGATTTCTCCCAAAGTCACctacaaattctttttaaacaacaaGGAACTCTCTGGAGCTGAT CCCAACAAGATGGGTCATGATGTTGCTACAGGTGTGATTGAGTTCATCATGGATCGTTTCACCGAGGAGAGCGAGGGGACGTTCACCTGCCAGATCACCGACGGAGGAGGCAAAGCTCAAAGCTCACTGGTTCTGATCAGCGACG CTTTCAAGGCAGCGCTGGCTGAGGCTGACTACCAGAGGAGAGAGTACATCAGAGTCAAGGAGG GTCCCCATTTCAGTGAGTTCCTGTCACTCCAGATTGGAGATGATTGCTCCGTCACTTTGGTCTGTAAG GTTGCTAACCTGAAGAAGGAATCAGAGTTCCACTGGTACAAGGAGGACACAGAGATCATCCCCGACGTGAAGCCCGACCTCGGATCTGGAGTCTGCAAACTGTCAATTAAACAG ttttcaCTGAAGACAGCAGGAATTTACAAGGCTACAATCAGCGATGACAGAGGGAAAGATATGAGCCAAATTGATATTTCTGGAAAAG TCTTTGAGGATGCCATCGACAAGCTCAGCCAGCTGGCTG GAGCCAGTGCAGGAGAGCTGGTGATTAACTGCACAGCAACAGGCATTCAGCTACAGTGTCACATGAAGTATTACACCTCAGAGATGAACGTCACCTGGTATCACGG TGAGGCTAAATTGTCCCACAGTGAAAAGACTGTGATTGGAGGAACTCCTGCCATGGCAACAATGGAG GTGGTTGAGCCCGTGGAGAAGGATAAAGGCTCATACTCCATTGTGATCACTGACTCTGAAAACTCCAATAAACGCACTCTGGACCTCAGCGGTGATG TTTATGAGAAGGCATATGCTGAGTTCCAGAAACTCAA GGCTGAAGCCTACGCTGAGAAAA ATCGTGGAAAGGTGATCGGAGGTCTGCCCGACGTGGTCACAATCATGGAAAAGAAA aCTTTGAGTTTGACATGTACAGTGTGCGGAGACCCCAAGCCTCAGGTGTCATGGCTGAAGAGCGGATCGGAAGTGGAACCCGATGATCAG tACGTGGTCTCCGTGGACCAGGGCAAGTTTGCCAGTCTGACGATCAAAGGTGTTTCCTTGGAGGATTCTGGCCGATATACCATGATTGTCCAGAATAAATACGGAGGGGAGTCTGTGGATATAGTG GTCAGCGTGTACCGCCATGGCGAGAAAATCCCCGAGGCGAAACCAACTCCGACCCCTAAAACAATCATCCCTCCTAAACTCCCCATCGAGATCCCCCAGCCGAAGACCCAGCCCGctcccagccccgccccctccgcccccagCCCCGCGCCTCCCCGGGCGGCGCCGGGAAGAGGGGTGAAGAGTCCCACTCCCACCAGGAGGAAGTAG